The Mytilus galloprovincialis chromosome 2, xbMytGall1.hap1.1, whole genome shotgun sequence genome has a window encoding:
- the LOC143062456 gene encoding calcitonin gene-related peptide type 1 receptor-like, with the protein MIVVVTLIIILEYVVIVSPLQEKRRKPGNCRDRDGIILPISEFEISTCAMCYFYLIKENPKLFPVKQCSASNSKTVCLMEKNKNNNMNYCHCPSINNASSLIYIDNSIGKEKLSKQWHQCCEDAANCCNAQTYSDDIDEMPEDRDDACPHTWDGWMCWNKTLRKTSVHNQCPRFLSLSDYRENATKICTGNGTWWVDPETLQERTDYSKCLSKDALQRLKFHKISTIVSLSINAFGISLLIPAIIVFVLYRNLRRQNRIKLHINLFLSLLLCGITVMCWDVMIKYNKIVNQQDDIVQYNQHGCILLNMTEHYFRSTTYYWMLCEGFYLHRLLLNAFVPPKRLIGYYITGWGMPLITALIYTVLRISLFDNSDCWIDPVTGKYHGLEWILFAPTILCIIINVFFLLNILRVLVRQLSHPNEPKTYRKAVKATLILIPLLGVHQFFTIYRPRPGDDGYYAMTMTAAVIYNSQAILISFIFFYFNSEVLSNLRTSLYRRRQSAILERKSLTSTLNSRRSSAVSSGPNTIQIYEGIPSDLLCSANNNVNNHFLSTRVSNGVFNHGFVDIETTHL; encoded by the exons ATGATAGTGGTAGTGACTTTGATAATTATTCTGGAATACGTA GTAATTGTGAGTCCTCTCCAAGAAAAACGGAGAAAACCGGGAAACTGTCGCGATAGAGATGGTATAATACTGCCGATATCAGAATTTGAGATATCGACGTGTGCAATGTGTTACTTTTATCTGATAAAAGAAAATCCCAAGTTGTTCCCAGTAAAGCAATGCAGCGCTTCAAATAGTAAAACGGTTTGTCTAATggaaaagaataaaaacaataacatGAATTACTGTCATTGTCCTTCAATAAACAATGCAAGCTCTTTGATTTACATTGATAATTCTATTGGAAAAGAGAAGCTATCCAAACAATGGCATCAGTGCTGTGAAGATGCAGCAAATTGTTGCAATGCACAAACATATAGTGATGACATTGACGAAATGCCTGAAGATAGGGATGACGCATGTCCACACACCTGGGATGGGTGGATGTGTTGGAATAAAACTTTAAGGAAAACATCCGTGCACAACCAATGTCCGAGATTTTTGTCTTTGTCTGACTACAGAG aaaATGCAACTAAAATTTGTACTGGGAATGGTACGTGGTGGGTTGACCCAGAGACTCTCCAAGAAAGAACAGATTATTCTAAATGCCTCTCGAAAGATGCTTTACAACGTCTGAAG ttcCATAAGATTTCAACAATAGTGAGCCTTTCTATCAACGCCTTTGGAATTTCTTTGCTGATTCCTGCAATAATCGTTTTCGTACTTTACAG gaatTTACGCCGTCAAAACAGAATCAAACTTCACATTAACCTGTTCCTTTCTTTACTTTTGTGTGGAATAACTGTCATGTGTTGGGACGTCATGATCAAATACAACAAAATTGTAAACCAACAAGACGACATTGTACAATATAATCAG CATGGGTGCATACTATTAAACATGACGGAGCACTATTTTCGATCTACAACTTATTATTGGATGTTGTGTGAGGGTTTTTACCTGCACCGACTGTTATTGAACGCTTTTGTTCCTCCAAAGCGATTAATAGGATACTACATCACAGGATGGG gaATGCCATTGATAACAGCCTTGATATATACAGTGCTGCGAATTAGTTTGTTTGATAACAG TGATTGTTGGATAGACCCAGTAACTGGCAAGTACCACGGTCTAGAATGGATACTGTTTGCACCAACTATACTGTGCATTATT ATTAATGTGTTTTTCCTTTTGAACATTCTTCGAGTACTGGTACGACAGCTTTCTCATCCTAATGAACCTAAAACTTACAG AAAAGCTGTGAAGGCAACACTTATACTGATACCGCTCTTGGGAGTTCACCAGTTCTTCACTATTTACAGACCTCGTCCTGGTGACGATGGGTACTACGCAATGACAATGACAGCAGCAGTTATTTATAATTCACAG GCAATTTTAATATCCTTCATTTTCTTCTATTTTAACTCGGAg GTTTTGTCAAATCTTAGGACCAGTTTGTATCGACGACGACAATCAGCTATACTTGAAAGAAAAAGTCTTACGTCTACGCTCAACTCTAGACGATCATCGGCAGTCTCATCAGGACCAAACACCATCCAGATCTACGAAGGAATTCCATCTGATTTGTTATGTAGTGCTAACAATAATGTAAACAATCATTTTCTATCTACACGAGTATCAAATGGCGTTTTTAATCATGGATTCGTTGACATTGAAACAACTCATTTGTAG
- the LOC143062457 gene encoding carbonic anhydrase 7-like has translation MAILRLTLLVFSVNLIINMGQSKKIHLPARKTHHGFGFDYVKDGIMGPQNWGLFWPDCKGDRQSPINIVNHDALYYPFKLNYLIEGCNFKGMFKNNGHSPTFTLNDKGTQISGIPRFSTDIFELYNFHFHFGHSENDGSEHSVDGKKYAGEMHMVHYNTKYDTFSKAVNKDDGLVVLGIFLEDLNQKFNAFDKFISHYGHKLKYIQGHVKTKFNPFTLLPKKDDSYFYKGSLTTPGCFQSVNWVVFKHPVHISNKTLKTLREMETIYNHEQISKAGNCRPKQPSNGRVVLRNCK, from the exons ATGGCGATACTAAGGTTAACTTTACTGGTTTTTAGTGTTAATTTAATAATTAACATGGGACAGTCAAAGAAAATACATCTACCTGCCCGTAAGACACATCATGGTTTTGGATTTGACTATGTTAAAGACGGTATCATGG GTCCTCAAAACTGGGGTTTGTTCTGGCCCGATTGTAAAGGTGATAGACAATCTCCTATCAACATAGTAAACCATGATGCACTATATTATCCATTCAAGCTGAATTACCTGATAGAAGGCTGTAATTTTAAAGGAATGTTCAAAAATAACG GACATTCTCCGACATTCACATTAAATGACAAAGGTACACAAATTTCTGGGATCCCAAGATTCTCCACTGACATTTTCGAATTGTATAATTTCCATTTTCATTTTGGACACAGCGAGAATGATGGTTCCGAACATTCAGTTGATGGTAAAAAGTATGCCGGAGAG ATGCACATGGTACATTATAACACAAAATATGACACATTTAGCAAGGCAGTTAATAAGGATGATGGGCTCGTGGTTCTTGGCATATTTCTAGag gATTTGAACCAAAAATTCAATGCTTTTGACAAATTTATCAGCCATTATGGACACAAACTGAAATACATTCAAG ggCATGTGAAAACTAAATTTAATCCTTTTACTCTTCTACCGAAGAAAGATGATTCTTACTTTTACAAAGGATCCCTCACAACTCCCGGCTGTTTCCAGAGTGTGAATTGGGTAGTCTTCAAGCATCCGGTTCACATCAGTAATAAAACG CTGAAAACATTGCGAGAGATGGAAACGATTTACAATCACGAACAAATCTCTAAGGCAGGAAATTGTAGACCTAAGCAGCCATCTAATGGGAGAGTCGTTCTTCGGAATTGCAAATAA